One window of Salegentibacter sp. Hel_I_6 genomic DNA carries:
- a CDS encoding nuclear transport factor 2 family protein has translation MKKIIALLFLVFSLNIAAQEKPKIDKVLTQWHKAAAEANFEKYFSLMTAEGVFIGTDATENWQNDDFREFSKPYFDRGKAWSFTTLERNIYTEENSKTAWFDELLDTQMGICRGSGVLQKTKEGWKIAHYVLSIAIPNKNVEEVTAIKKKFDDNLISELKEQ, from the coding sequence ATGAAAAAAATTATCGCGCTCCTTTTCCTGGTTTTCAGTTTAAATATAGCAGCTCAGGAAAAACCTAAGATAGACAAGGTTTTAACTCAATGGCACAAGGCTGCCGCTGAAGCCAATTTTGAGAAGTACTTTAGTCTTATGACTGCAGAAGGCGTTTTTATAGGCACCGATGCTACCGAAAACTGGCAGAATGATGATTTTCGAGAATTCTCAAAGCCTTATTTTGACCGGGGAAAAGCCTGGAGTTTTACAACTTTAGAACGAAATATTTATACCGAAGAAAACAGCAAAACCGCCTGGTTTGATGAACTTCTTGATACGCAAATGGGAATTTGCCGTGGGTCTGGTGTTTTACAAAAGACTAAAGAAGGCTGGAAAATTGCTCACTACGTACTTTCTATAGCTATTCCTAATAAAAATGTAGAAGAAGTGACCGCAATCAAAAAGAAATTTGACGATAACCTTATTTCAGAATTAAAAGAGCAATAA